The Hymenobacter sp. DG01 genome has a segment encoding these proteins:
- a CDS encoding TonB-dependent receptor plug domain-containing protein, which produces MTYRYAAPLLLLPLSVAAQRPVPATPPDTSMLRPQLLPEATVTGYGQQLPLRRTAAAVGVLDARVLERFPQNALTQAVNTLPGVRLEERATASYRLSVRGSTLRSPFGVRNTKVYYQGLPFTEASGSTPLNILDPALLGGIEVIKGPAASVYGAGTGGAVLLTGRRPTPGQSRAQVGFTAGSFGLRRYTASAETGTATGYLRAAYARQTLDGYRQQSALRRDVLTLDGEWQPTDKQTLGVHALYSDITYQLPGGLTRAQFQANPRQARPGTATSPGTVEQRAYYASRTALLGGTHEVRFSERLSLRTTLYLSGSRINTPYLVDFERNTVLGGGGRVVGSYRTALAGRTLRLQAGAEGQTGFESSRNYQNRAGTPGPLRYDDEIRTLTGFAFAQADYELPAGLLLTAGASYNRLRYRISRLSDAATRPDAYALERNFRPEVSPRVALLREFGTGLSVYASVSAGFSPPTEEEIRPSDASINRALQAERGTSYEVGARGQLWQERLRYDVAFYDLRLRQTITTRTTEQGVQLFANAGTTRQRGIEAALSSWLWRQEAGAGAGSQSAAQGYGLRAFVSYAYNHYRFGSYESGGNNFSGNRLTGTAPHTLTTGLDFAERRGFYLNPTINHQARLPLNDANTEYAPGYWTLGSRAGWRRELFGALALDVFGGLENATNRRYSLGNDLNAFGGRYFQPAPGRNWYAGTQLGWRW; this is translated from the coding sequence ATGACCTACCGATACGCCGCGCCGCTGCTGTTGCTACCCCTTTCCGTGGCGGCCCAGCGGCCCGTTCCTGCTACCCCTCCCGATACCTCCATGCTCCGGCCCCAGCTGCTGCCCGAGGCTACTGTAACCGGCTACGGCCAGCAGCTGCCCCTGCGGCGTACGGCGGCCGCGGTAGGCGTGCTGGATGCCCGCGTGCTGGAGCGGTTTCCGCAGAACGCCCTTACGCAGGCCGTCAATACCCTGCCGGGGGTGCGCCTGGAGGAACGGGCCACGGCCAGCTACCGCCTGAGTGTGCGGGGCAGCACGCTTCGCTCGCCGTTTGGCGTGCGCAATACCAAAGTGTATTACCAGGGCCTGCCCTTCACGGAAGCGAGCGGCAGCACTCCCCTGAATATCCTGGACCCGGCCCTGCTGGGCGGAATTGAGGTGATAAAGGGTCCGGCCGCCAGCGTGTACGGAGCCGGTACGGGCGGAGCTGTGCTGCTCACGGGCCGGCGGCCGACCCCAGGCCAATCCAGGGCCCAGGTAGGGTTTACGGCCGGTAGCTTTGGGTTGCGGCGCTACACAGCATCCGCCGAAACGGGTACCGCCACCGGCTATCTACGCGCTGCCTATGCCCGCCAGACCCTTGATGGCTACCGCCAGCAAAGCGCCCTGCGCCGCGACGTGCTGACCCTGGACGGGGAGTGGCAGCCCACCGACAAGCAAACCCTGGGGGTGCACGCTCTCTATTCCGATATCACCTACCAACTGCCCGGCGGCCTCACGCGGGCTCAGTTTCAGGCCAACCCCCGCCAGGCCCGCCCCGGCACGGCCACCAGCCCCGGTACCGTGGAGCAGCGTGCCTACTACGCCTCCCGCACGGCGCTGCTGGGCGGCACCCACGAAGTCCGCTTTTCTGAGCGGCTGAGCCTGCGCACGACCCTGTACCTGAGTGGCAGCCGTATCAACACGCCGTATCTGGTAGATTTTGAGCGTAATACGGTGCTGGGTGGGGGTGGACGGGTAGTGGGTAGCTACCGCACTGCCCTGGCCGGGCGCACACTGCGCCTGCAGGCCGGTGCCGAAGGCCAGACCGGGTTTGAAAGCTCCCGCAACTACCAGAACCGCGCCGGCACACCTGGCCCCCTCCGCTACGACGATGAAATCCGGACGCTGACCGGCTTTGCCTTTGCCCAGGCCGATTACGAGCTGCCCGCCGGGCTGCTGCTCACGGCCGGGGCCAGCTACAACCGGCTGCGCTACCGCATCAGCCGCCTCTCCGACGCGGCCACCCGCCCCGATGCCTACGCCCTGGAGCGCAACTTCCGGCCCGAGGTGTCACCGAGGGTAGCGCTGCTGCGCGAGTTTGGAACTGGCTTGTCGGTGTACGCCAGCGTAAGTGCGGGCTTCTCGCCACCGACCGAAGAGGAAATCCGACCCTCCGATGCTTCCATCAACCGAGCGTTGCAGGCCGAGCGCGGCACCAGCTACGAGGTAGGTGCGCGCGGGCAGCTGTGGCAGGAGCGGCTGCGCTACGACGTGGCTTTCTACGATTTGCGCCTGCGCCAGACCATTACTACCCGTACCACCGAGCAGGGCGTGCAGCTCTTCGCCAATGCCGGCACTACCCGGCAGCGAGGCATTGAGGCGGCCCTGAGCAGCTGGCTGTGGCGGCAGGAAGCAGGGGCAGGAGCCGGCAGTCAGTCGGCGGCCCAGGGGTATGGCCTGCGCGCCTTCGTAAGCTACGCCTACAACCACTACCGCTTCGGGAGCTATGAAAGCGGGGGCAACAACTTCAGTGGCAACCGCCTCACGGGCACGGCCCCGCATACCCTCACCACCGGCCTCGATTTCGCGGAGCGGCGGGGCTTCTACCTCAATCCCACCATCAACCACCAGGCCCGCCTACCCCTTAACGATGCCAACACCGAATACGCGCCCGGCTACTGGACCCTGGGCAGCCGCGCCGGCTGGCGGCGGGAGCTGTTCGGGGCGCTGGCGCTGGATGTGTTTGGGGGGCTGGAAAACGCCACCAACCGCCGCTATTCCCTCGGCAACGACCTCAACGCCTTTGGGGGGCGCTACTTCCAGCCCGCGCCGGGCCGCAACTGGTATGCCGGTACGCAGCTGGGGTGGCGCTGGTAG
- a CDS encoding endonuclease has protein sequence MKHFFSWLAGLALTLSSAVAQTLPPAPPTTLQGQDLKTWLRQNWYDGKRIELSYNAARGRMYNYVDNQDGKVVCVYSGYTENTPLDSSSTNPGVVTRINCEHTVPQSWFDEVVRMRSDIHHLFPTYDTWNSNRGSDPFAEIPDAQTRLWMRNNQSQTSIPTANINEYSEDTDTQFEPREDHKGNLARAIFYFYTMHQGQKFDAGKEVITAAADLQTLYQWHLADPVDARERERNRRVAKSQGNFNPYITYPDLVARAWGFQVLPTFFFATATGSAPEGNAGTSTYTATVSVTPAPTTLLTVQVTLDAATSTATAGQDFFFASPQTLTFAAGQTSQTVTVTLNGDTQPEANETVVLTLRTPSEGGAVGGPAAHELTITNDDGPAPTISFASASGSLLEGYAGTSSTYTVNVTLSGSAPTAAVTIPVSVSAAGTTATSPADYILNTTSVTFAPGQASQTQAVTLTVIGDAQPEPNETLRLVLGAPSTGGAVLGTPAAHVVTIQNDDQAPVGSPCTDLFFSEYVEGVAGNTKVLEIFNPSPAAISLEGVQVRLYPAGSTTPSQTASLTGIIAPGDVYVIANTGVTSPVVLAQTDLQSGVGFFNGPQAIGLFSDSDTLDVIGVIGQTPANNAWTVPGGSTRDNTLVRKPTVSRGQARWSQSQDGWQALGADVYTNVGTHISNCTTVTATATAAPLNMGIELFPNPAAGNVQLRLPELRGRQDAVISFYNALGQLVLTRTQALGGAETATLDVRTLANGLYSVRVLAGGVRYSSRVAVQH, from the coding sequence ATGAAACACTTTTTCTCCTGGCTGGCAGGCCTGGCACTCACTCTGAGTTCGGCCGTGGCCCAAACCCTTCCGCCGGCCCCGCCTACCACCCTGCAGGGCCAGGACCTGAAAACCTGGCTGCGCCAGAACTGGTACGATGGCAAGCGCATTGAGCTGAGCTACAACGCGGCCCGGGGCCGCATGTACAACTACGTTGACAACCAGGATGGTAAGGTAGTATGCGTGTACTCAGGCTACACCGAAAACACCCCCCTGGACTCCAGCAGCACCAACCCCGGCGTAGTAACGCGCATCAACTGCGAGCATACCGTGCCCCAGTCGTGGTTTGACGAGGTAGTGCGTATGCGCTCCGACATTCACCACCTGTTCCCGACCTACGACACCTGGAACAGCAACCGCGGCTCCGACCCGTTCGCGGAAATTCCGGATGCGCAAACCCGCCTCTGGATGCGCAACAACCAGAGCCAGACGAGCATCCCGACGGCCAACATCAATGAGTACAGCGAGGATACGGACACGCAGTTTGAGCCCCGCGAAGACCACAAGGGCAACCTGGCCCGGGCCATTTTCTACTTCTACACCATGCACCAGGGGCAGAAGTTTGACGCGGGCAAGGAAGTAATTACGGCTGCCGCCGACCTGCAGACCCTCTACCAGTGGCACCTGGCCGACCCAGTGGATGCCCGGGAGCGGGAGCGAAACCGCCGCGTGGCCAAAAGCCAGGGCAACTTCAACCCCTACATCACTTACCCCGACCTGGTGGCCCGGGCCTGGGGCTTCCAGGTTCTGCCCACGTTCTTCTTCGCTACCGCTACGGGCAGCGCCCCAGAAGGCAACGCCGGCACTAGCACCTACACGGCTACCGTTTCGGTAACGCCGGCTCCTACCACCCTCCTGACCGTGCAGGTAACCCTGGATGCGGCTACCTCTACCGCCACCGCCGGCCAGGACTTCTTCTTCGCCTCTCCCCAGACCCTGACGTTTGCCGCCGGCCAAACCTCCCAGACGGTAACCGTAACTCTGAACGGCGACACCCAGCCCGAAGCCAACGAAACGGTGGTCCTGACCCTGCGTACGCCCTCGGAGGGCGGGGCGGTGGGCGGTCCGGCCGCCCATGAGCTGACCATTACCAATGACGACGGTCCGGCGCCGACTATCTCGTTTGCCTCGGCCAGCGGCAGCCTGCTGGAGGGCTACGCCGGCACGAGCAGCACCTATACAGTGAACGTAACGCTCAGTGGCAGCGCCCCCACCGCGGCGGTAACCATTCCGGTATCGGTAAGCGCGGCCGGCACTACGGCTACCAGCCCTGCCGACTATATCCTGAATACGACCAGCGTAACCTTCGCGCCCGGGCAGGCCTCGCAAACTCAGGCGGTAACCCTGACGGTAATCGGAGACGCTCAGCCTGAGCCCAACGAAACGCTGCGTCTGGTGCTGGGTGCCCCCTCCACCGGCGGGGCCGTGCTGGGCACGCCGGCCGCTCACGTTGTCACTATCCAGAACGATGATCAGGCTCCGGTGGGCTCGCCCTGCACAGATCTTTTTTTCTCGGAGTATGTAGAAGGCGTGGCGGGCAACACCAAAGTGCTGGAGATTTTCAACCCCTCGCCGGCCGCCATCAGCCTCGAAGGCGTGCAGGTGCGCCTCTACCCCGCTGGCTCCACTACCCCTTCGCAAACCGCCAGCCTGACCGGCATTATCGCCCCCGGCGACGTGTACGTTATTGCCAACACGGGCGTAACCTCACCGGTAGTACTGGCCCAGACCGACCTGCAGTCGGGGGTAGGCTTCTTTAATGGTCCCCAGGCTATCGGGCTGTTTTCCGATTCGGATACGCTCGACGTGATTGGGGTAATCGGCCAGACCCCGGCCAACAACGCCTGGACCGTACCCGGCGGCTCAACCCGCGACAATACCCTGGTGCGCAAGCCTACCGTAAGCCGCGGCCAAGCCCGCTGGAGCCAGTCTCAGGATGGCTGGCAGGCCCTGGGCGCTGATGTATATACCAACGTAGGCACCCACATCAGCAACTGCACCACGGTAACCGCCACCGCCACCGCGGCTCCCCTGAACATGGGTATTGAGCTGTTCCCGAACCCGGCCGCCGGCAATGTGCAGCTGCGCCTGCCCGAGCTGCGGGGTCGCCAGGATGCCGTTATCAGCTTCTACAATGCCCTGGGGCAGCTGGTGCTTACCCGTACCCAGGCTCTGGGCGGCGCCGAAACCGCTACCCTCGACGTCCGGACGCTGGCAAACGGCCTGTACTCGGTGCGGGTACTGGCCGGCGGGGTGCGCTACAGCAGCCGCGTAGCCGTGCAGCACTAA
- a CDS encoding sensor histidine kinase, protein MSAPSSSLRSWPAARTIRGRVGAWLSHWWWRAINLGVQPGLTVWQLKRLHLLNGICWITIGIYAGYVLVYLNSPDWLTLRICLAGLVLHLPPLVLNYYHRYDASAYYNILSVTLICSLTAVVRRYNGVEYFLITNSIVGMLFFRTFWKLAFLFLVNVAAYFAVRYAMTVVTFSLYVPGSAYFYNINVALCFLTLFLVVYYFRSENLQQETLLSRQNESLAQSLQHLRTTQAQLVQQEKLASLGALTAGIAHEIQNPLNFVDNFSEVGLEMVQELREALATETLSKEAQQNVVLLLDDLTQSQQKVHEHADRAGSIVRAMLQHSRAGTGQRQPTDLNALCDEYLRLAYHGLRAKVPSFNATLTTDFDLQLGPVEVVAEDLGRVLLNLFTNALYALQQKIRGMAPGSYRPTLTVRTRRLKNSGEVLVQVHDNGTGIAPQVLNQIFHPFFTTKPPGEGTGLGLSLSYDIVTKGHGGTLSARSQEGEYSEFSIRLPAPRI, encoded by the coding sequence ATGTCTGCTCCTTCCTCCTCTCTGCGCTCCTGGCCCGCTGCCCGCACCATCAGGGGGCGGGTGGGTGCCTGGCTGAGCCATTGGTGGTGGCGGGCCATTAACCTGGGGGTGCAGCCCGGCCTCACGGTGTGGCAGCTCAAGCGGCTTCACCTGCTGAACGGCATCTGCTGGATTACCATCGGTATTTACGCCGGCTACGTGCTGGTGTACCTGAACTCGCCCGACTGGCTGACGCTGCGCATCTGCCTGGCCGGGCTGGTGCTGCACCTGCCGCCCCTGGTCCTGAACTACTACCACCGCTACGACGCCTCGGCTTACTATAACATCCTGAGCGTGACCCTGATCTGCTCCCTGACGGCCGTGGTGCGACGCTACAACGGTGTGGAGTACTTCCTGATTACCAACAGCATTGTGGGCATGCTCTTTTTCCGCACGTTCTGGAAGCTGGCGTTTCTGTTTCTGGTGAACGTGGCCGCCTACTTCGCCGTGCGCTACGCCATGACGGTCGTTACTTTCTCGCTGTACGTGCCGGGCAGCGCCTACTTCTACAACATCAACGTGGCCCTGTGCTTTCTGACGTTGTTTCTGGTGGTGTACTATTTCCGGAGCGAAAATCTGCAGCAGGAAACCCTGCTCAGCCGCCAGAATGAGTCGCTGGCCCAGTCGTTGCAGCACCTGCGCACCACCCAGGCCCAGCTGGTGCAGCAGGAAAAGCTGGCGAGCCTGGGGGCCCTCACGGCCGGCATTGCCCACGAAATCCAGAACCCGCTCAACTTCGTGGATAACTTCTCGGAGGTAGGCCTGGAAATGGTGCAGGAGCTGCGCGAGGCGCTGGCCACCGAAACCTTGTCGAAGGAAGCGCAGCAAAACGTGGTTCTGCTTCTCGACGACCTGACCCAGAGCCAGCAAAAGGTGCACGAGCACGCCGACCGCGCCGGCAGCATTGTGCGGGCCATGCTCCAGCACAGCCGGGCCGGCACCGGCCAGCGCCAGCCCACCGACCTGAATGCCCTCTGCGACGAGTACCTGCGCCTGGCCTACCACGGCCTGCGCGCCAAAGTCCCCAGCTTCAATGCCACCCTCACCACCGACTTCGATCTGCAGCTGGGGCCGGTGGAAGTAGTGGCCGAAGACCTGGGCCGGGTGCTGCTGAACCTGTTTACCAACGCTTTGTACGCGCTGCAGCAAAAAATCAGGGGCATGGCTCCGGGCAGCTACCGCCCCACGCTTACCGTGCGCACGCGCCGGCTGAAAAACTCCGGGGAGGTGCTGGTGCAGGTGCACGACAACGGCACGGGCATTGCGCCCCAGGTACTAAACCAGATTTTTCACCCCTTTTTCACGACCAAACCACCGGGCGAAGGCACCGGCCTGGGCCTTTCCCTGAGTTACGATATTGTGACCAAAGGCCACGGGGGCACGCTTTCGGCCCGCTCCCAGGAGGGTGAGTACAGCGAATTCAGTATCCGGCTGCCGGCCCCGCGCATCTAA
- a CDS encoding fasciclin domain-containing protein yields MKNMSMSSSSGAGVMVGGAMMTPDKDIVDNAVNSTEHTTLVAAVKGAGLVETLKGAGPFTVFAPTNAAFDKLPAGTVNTLIQPENKQKLTTILTYHVVPGRLLAADLKDGQMLTTVEGETLMVHRSGNTVMLHDAKGGMANVTIADVVSKNGVTHVIDTVLMPTK; encoded by the coding sequence ATGAAGAACATGTCGATGTCGTCGTCATCGGGGGCGGGCGTGATGGTAGGCGGTGCCATGATGACCCCGGACAAGGACATTGTAGATAACGCTGTGAACTCCACCGAGCACACGACCCTGGTAGCCGCCGTAAAAGGTGCCGGCCTGGTAGAAACCCTGAAGGGTGCGGGTCCCTTCACGGTTTTCGCGCCCACCAACGCCGCCTTCGATAAGCTGCCGGCCGGTACCGTGAACACGCTTATTCAGCCCGAAAACAAGCAGAAGCTGACCACCATTCTGACGTACCACGTCGTGCCCGGCCGCCTGCTGGCCGCCGACCTCAAGGACGGGCAGATGCTGACCACCGTGGAAGGGGAAACCCTGATGGTGCACCGCTCGGGTAACACCGTGATGCTGCACGACGCCAAGGGCGGCATGGCCAACGTTACCATTGCCGACGTGGTATCCAAGAACGGCGTAACGCACGTTATTGACACGGTGCTAATGCCCACGAAATAA
- a CDS encoding universal stress protein — protein sequence MVAPFLVLTDFTPAADHALRYAATLAAAVEAALVVLHIRRETLLDPDAFNGSIRHLSEGEIAAALQQRVQPLGVSTTVESAVDGVEGAVADAVRRHSPALVVLGKPATDTTPDELVSTTSLKLLRATRTPLLVVPSGSQAPVPPHCVTIAADNNSFNLKEQSAGVQALLQKLQPHLMVTHVAEPENSDTCQDALEAVTKSGLLAGNNFRVHCHGVRHRRVPLGILQAAAETKADLLVLVARRRSFLGQLFNRSITSQVVLHGQLPMLLLPSLD from the coding sequence ATGGTAGCTCCTTTCCTTGTCCTGACCGATTTCACCCCCGCCGCCGACCACGCCCTACGCTATGCGGCTACCCTGGCGGCCGCCGTAGAGGCCGCGCTGGTTGTGCTGCACATCCGGCGCGAAACCCTGCTTGATCCGGACGCATTCAATGGCAGCATCCGGCATCTGAGCGAAGGCGAAATCGCGGCGGCCCTGCAGCAGCGGGTGCAGCCCCTGGGTGTTAGCACCACCGTTGAGTCGGCGGTTGATGGGGTAGAAGGCGCCGTGGCCGATGCCGTACGCCGCCACAGCCCCGCCCTGGTAGTGCTGGGCAAGCCCGCCACTGATACTACCCCGGATGAGTTGGTCAGCACTACCTCCCTGAAGCTGCTGCGGGCTACGCGTACACCCCTGCTGGTGGTGCCCTCCGGCTCACAGGCTCCTGTGCCGCCACACTGCGTGACTATTGCCGCCGATAACAACAGCTTCAACCTGAAAGAGCAGTCGGCGGGGGTGCAGGCACTGCTGCAGAAACTGCAGCCCCACCTGATGGTTACGCACGTAGCAGAGCCCGAAAACAGTGACACCTGCCAGGATGCGCTGGAGGCCGTGACCAAAAGCGGTCTGCTTGCCGGCAACAACTTCCGGGTGCACTGCCACGGCGTCCGGCATCGGCGGGTGCCGCTGGGCATTCTGCAGGCCGCCGCCGAAACCAAGGCCGATTTGCTGGTGCTGGTAGCCCGCCGCCGCAGCTTCCTGGGCCAGCTCTTCAACCGCAGCATTACCTCGCAGGTGGTACTGCACGGGCAGCTGCCCATGCTGTTGCTACCCTCCCTGGATTAA
- a CDS encoding GNAT family N-acetyltransferase: MASSVTHNASDQEFTIVQDGYTAELAYSYPAQHVIDFTHTFVEEGLRGQGVAEKLARTGLTYAREHRLKVRTSCEFMQHFVEQHPEYNELLDEAAA; the protein is encoded by the coding sequence ATGGCTTCTTCCGTCACCCACAACGCTTCTGATCAGGAATTTACAATTGTTCAGGATGGCTACACCGCTGAGCTGGCCTATAGTTACCCCGCCCAGCACGTCATCGATTTCACCCATACCTTCGTGGAAGAGGGGCTGCGCGGCCAGGGCGTGGCCGAAAAGCTGGCCCGGACCGGGCTGACCTACGCCCGGGAGCACCGCCTGAAGGTGCGCACCAGCTGCGAGTTTATGCAGCACTTTGTGGAGCAGCACCCCGAGTACAACGAGCTGCTGGACGAGGCCGCGGCTTAA
- a CDS encoding universal stress protein, which yields MLTFHVLTDFSATATNALHYAAGLARHVGGQLRLWHVLPEAAGPCFHVLPAAARAPELALSQLAEQVSQQVPCSWEIVATDPLGHLRAAMGTAAGHVLVVGNGNPTKSLASAATSTALYLVSQLAQPLLVVPITFRAGPVPRRIVLDTDRRAVHLPPAAQTIPDLLAQLTYSRYPLALTHLPTDVDHLLTRIIPEVVGIHVYTSESSPEIGEIATQLRLMGLLRGVAHTVATSRYPSIEQGIRRTATRHHAELLSFVTRKRTFAGVPFPRNVTAGLLAHSTIPVLTIAEV from the coding sequence ATGCTGACGTTTCATGTCCTGACGGATTTCTCGGCTACGGCCACCAACGCGCTGCACTACGCGGCGGGGCTGGCCCGGCACGTAGGCGGGCAGTTACGGCTGTGGCATGTGCTGCCCGAAGCCGCCGGCCCTTGTTTCCATGTGCTCCCGGCTGCTGCTCGGGCCCCTGAGCTGGCCCTGAGCCAGCTGGCGGAACAAGTAAGCCAACAGGTGCCCTGCAGTTGGGAAATAGTAGCCACCGACCCCCTGGGCCACCTGCGCGCCGCCATGGGCACCGCGGCCGGGCATGTGCTGGTGGTGGGCAACGGCAATCCGACCAAGTCCCTGGCCTCGGCGGCTACCAGCACCGCCCTGTATCTGGTGAGCCAGCTGGCCCAGCCGCTGCTGGTAGTCCCGATTACGTTTCGGGCGGGGCCGGTGCCGCGGCGCATTGTGCTGGACACCGACCGGCGGGCCGTGCACCTGCCCCCGGCCGCCCAAACCATCCCCGACCTACTGGCCCAACTCACGTACTCTCGCTACCCCCTGGCTCTTACCCACCTGCCCACCGACGTGGATCATCTGCTTACGCGCATCATTCCGGAGGTGGTAGGCATTCATGTGTACACCAGCGAATCGTCGCCGGAAATCGGGGAAATAGCCACCCAGCTTCGCCTGATGGGGCTGCTGCGCGGGGTGGCTCATACGGTAGCTACCAGCCGCTACCCCAGCATTGAGCAGGGCATTCGGCGCACGGCCACCCGCCACCATGCCGAGCTGCTGTCTTTCGTGACGCGCAAACGCACCTTTGCAGGCGTGCCGTTTCCACGGAACGTTACGGCGGGCTTGCTGGCCCACAGCACTATTCCGGTCCTCACCATTGCGGAGGTATAA